In Candidatus Methylomirabilota bacterium, the sequence CGATCGTGTTGTACGCGAGGTCGTAGAGCTGCCGCTCGTCGAGCCCGCCGCCGGACGCCGTGACCAGCACGACCGGCAGATTCGAGAGGTCGAACCGCACGATGAACGGCTGCTTGATGCCGGTCGGCAGCGAGTTGAGGATCTGCTGGATCCGCTGGATCACCTCGGTCTGGCCGTTGTTCACGTCGGCGCCCCAGTTCATCCAGACGCGCACCGTCGAGAGGCCCTGGCGCGACTTGGACTCCACGAACTTCACGTCGCTGACGGCGCTGACGGCCTTCTCGATCGGGTACGTCACCGTGCGCTCGATGTCGAGCACGCCGGCGCCGGTGTAGATCGTCCCGATGTTGATGATCGGCAGGTTGATGTTCGGGAAGAGATCGACCGGCAGGCGGCCGAGCGCGACCAGGCCTGAGGATGGCGGCGCCGACCGACGCCATCAGCACGGCGATCGCGTTCCGCAGCGCGACGAGCGTGAGCCACATGTCAGGCGGGGCGGGCCCGAGGCACGGCGGAGGTGCTGGGCTCGGCCATGGTCGTCGGCGCCACGCCGGGCGAGCGTACCGCCGAGTCTCCGGGGGGTCAAGAACGCCCCACGCAGAAAAAGCTCGTGAAAAGCGGGGCCGCCGGGCTATCAAGGTCCTCATGACCAGGCGCGTCCCGGCCGCGGCCCTCGCCCTCCTGCTCGCCGCCTGCGGCGACGTCTGGGCCGGGCCCCCGACGGAGACCCTCCGCGACGCGTTCGCGGCGGTGAACTATTTGCTCCAGGACCTGCAACTCCAGGAGAACTCCGACGAACGGCTGGCCGAGATCCGCGGCGTCGTCGGCGACCACTTCGACCTCCGGGAGGCGGCGCGCCTGGCCCTCGGGCGCGAGTGGGAGACGAGGACGCCGGCGGAGCGCGACGAGTTCGTGCAGCTCTACGCGGATCTCCTGAGGCACGCCTATTTCTCCGGGATCGCGGCGCGCGCCCGGGTGCAGGGCGGCCTGGTCGTCAACTACCGCGACGAGACCATCGAGGGCGACCGCGCGGCCGTCGTGACGACGGTCGTCGGTCGCGACGGCGGCGAGATCCCGGTCGAGTACCGGATGCGGAAGGACGGCGACCGCTGGCTGGTGTACGACGTCGTGATCGCCGGCGTGAGCCTCGCGGCGAACTATCGCGCGCAGTTCGCCCGGGTCATCCGGAGCTCGTCATACCCCGAGCTCGTCGCGCGGGTGAGGGCGAAGACCGCCGAGGTGCCGGGCGTCCCGGTCGCCGCCGAGCCCGCCGTCCAGGAGGCCGGGCCCCCGGCCCCGGTCCCGCGGCTCGAGGTCGAGCGCGAGCCGGCGCCCGCCGCGCCCGAGCTGCCGGCGAGCCCGCCGCCGGCGCCGCCCGCGCGCGTAGTCACGTCGTTCTACTGGATCCAGGTCGGCGCCTTCAGGAACGCGGAGACAGCGGTGCGGCTCGCGACCCGCCTGCTGCTGCAGGACCTCCCGGTCTCGCTCGACGCGGTCGCCGTCCCCGCCGGTCAGCCGGGGACGCTGGCGCGCGTGCGCGTCGGCCCGTTCGGCGACGAGGCCGGGGCGGCGGCGACGCTCCGCAGCCTCCGGACGCCGGGCGCCCACCCGTTCATCGCGCGCGAATCCGACTAGCCTTTTGCCCGCGCGGCCGTGTCGCGTCCCTCCGGACGAGCGCCGGATAGACGATGTCGTCGCCGTGCTCGAACATCCACCGCATCTCGTCCTCGCTCATGGCCTCGGGCTTCGTCCCCTTGGCTGCGCACAGGAGCTCGACGAGGATCTGGCGCTTCACCTCGGACGCGTAGGTGGTCACGCGGTGGTAGCACTCGGACACGGTGCGGCCGAGCACCGTGATGCCGTGACGCTTCATCACGAGGCAGTTGGTGCCCTGGATGAAGGTCGGGTGGATCACGCAGCCGACGTCCGGCCGCAATCGCAGGATCTCGCGGTTCATCTGGTGGCCGACGCTGGTGGCCCGGGCGCCGTGGAGGACACGTCCGTCGGGGTGCTTCGGATGCTCGACGCGGATCACCATGCCGCCGAGCGTGCTCTGCACGTAGCCGCGCGCGGCCAGCATGTGGGCGGAGCGGACGTACGTCTCCCCGATCTTGCGGTCGAAGACGACGGAGGGATCGGGAGCGTGCTCGTTGACGGCGTAGCGCGCGGGATCGGTCATGGCGTCCGTCCCGGCCCGAATTGGCTGCATCGTAGCACGCGCTCCGGCTCAGGCCGGCGGATCGAGGGCGCGCGGGCCGACGCCCCCCGTCGGACGGAGCGCCAGCGTCACACCGTGACGCGGCCGAAGCGTGATGCCCGGCTCGGGCTCGACGCGCCCGCCGGGTGCTGCCGTGAGCTCGTACCGCTGCGCCACCATCGCGACGATGATCTGCATCTCGATCAGCGCCAGCGCGCTCCCGATGCACGCGCGCGGTCCGCCGCCGAACGGGAAGTAGGCGAAGCGCGCGCGGCCGGCCGAGCGTTCGGGCGCGAACCGTCCGGGATCGAAGCGCTCCGGATCGTCCCAGAAGAGGGGGTGGCGGTGCGTGACGAACGGGCTGAGGAGCACGATCGCGCCCGCGGGAATGCGGTAGCCGCCGAGGTCGAGATGGTCCGCGGTCGTCCGGGCCGTCACCCACGTGGGCGGGTAGAGGCGAAGCGCCTCTTCGATCACCATCCGCGTATGCGGGAGGGCGGAGAGATCCTCGGCGCCCGGCGTCCGCGTCGCGAGCACCGCGTGGACTTCCTCGCCGAGCCGCCGCCGCGTTCCCGGATCCTGCGACAGCAGGTGCCAGACCCAGGCGAGGCCGGCCGCGGTCGTCGTGTGCCCGGCGACGAAGAGCGCCTTGACCTCGTCGCGGAGCTCCGCCGGGCTCAGCGCGCCGCCGCGCTCCTCGCCCCGCGCCTCCAGCAGCACCGACAAGAGGCCGCCGTCGGCGTGACCGCCGCGACGGCCCTCGGCCACGCGGCGCGACACGAACGCGTCGAGCGTCGCGAGCGCGCGCGCGTAGCGGGGCGCGCGCGTGACGGTGAAGCGTTCGAGCCAGCCGAGAGGGCTCCAGAGCCCGCGGTTCACGTGCTCGACTGCGAGGGTGAGCGCCTGCCCGACCTCACGAGCCTCGTGCTCCGGCACGTCGCCGAACACGAGGCGGAGGAGGATCGCGCGGGTCACCTCCGTCATCTCGGCGAACGCGTCGAGCGGGGCGTCCGGCTCGGCGCGGCCTCGCCAGCGCTCGAGCATCGCGCCGGCGACCTCGACGATCGCGGGAACGGCGGCCGTCAGCCGCTGGGGCTGGAAGGCCGGCCGCATCAGCCGGCGCCGCCGGCGCCACTCGTCGCCGTCCACCGTCGTCAGGCTGTCGCCGAAGAGCGGCCTGATCCGCCCGGCCGACGGGTGCTTGCGCAGGAGGCCGCTCGTCTCCTGCAGCACGTGCCCGACGAGGTCGGGGTGGCTCACGAGATAGACGCGATGGGTGCCGAGCGGCAGCGCGACGACGTCGCCGTACGTCCGCGCGCTCTCGAGAAAGAACCGCAGGGGATCCCGCCGCGCGCGGGGGAAGACGCCCACGAGCGGGTAGGCGCGCGGGCCCGGAGGCGCTCCGGGGGCGACCGCGGCCGCGCGCGTCATCGGGAGGCCGCCGCGCGGGGCGCGGCGTCAGTCCCGCGGGCCCCGGGCGGCGGAGGGGCGTAGGCGTGGACGACGAACCAGTCGACCGCGTCGCCGAGGGCCCGCTCGATCGGCGTCTGGGGAATGCCGAGCTCTCTCACCGCCTTCGCGGCGTCGAAGTACATGTGCTTCCGCGCCATCCGCACGCCGGTGAGCGGCACGCGCGGCGGCTTCCCCGTGAGCCGCGCCACACCCTCCAGGCAGAGCGCGACGAGCCAGATCAGGGAGTACGGGACGCGAACGCGCGGCGCGGGCAGCCCCGTGATCCGCGCGAGCATCGCGAAGATCTCGGCGAGGGAGCAGTTCCGATGGCCGAGGATGTACTTCTCGCCCACGCGTCCCTTCTGCGCGGCGAGGATGTGCCCGCGGGCCACGTCTGCCACGTGGACGAGGTTCAGCCCGGTGTCGAGCGTTCCGAACATCCGTCCCTCGAGGAAGTCCACCACCATCTGCCCCGTCGGCGTCGGCTTCACGTCCCACGGCCCGATGGGGTTCGACGGGTTGACGATCACGACGGGCAGGCCGCGCGCGGCGTACTCCTCGGCGATCCGCTCCGCGAGGAACTTGGAGCGCTTGTACGCGCCGATCATGTCGCCGAGGCCCACGGGCGTCGTCTCCGTCCCGGACCGCATATCTTTTGGTATCCCGAGCGCGCCGACGCTCGAGGTGTGGACCACGCGCTCGACGCGCGCCGCCGCGCACGCCTCCAGGACGTTGCGGGTGCCGTCCACGTTGGCGCGATAGAGCGTGGCGGGATCCGGGACCCAGAGGCGGTAGTCGGCGGCGACGTGGTAGACGACGCGGCAGCCCGCGACGGCGCGCCTCAGCGAGGCCGGATCGCCGAGGTCGCCCGACACGACGTCCACCGCGCATCCCGCGAGGGCCTTCCGGTCGCTCCCCTCGCGCGCGAGCACGCGGACGCCGTATCCGTCGGCGAGGAGGGCCCGCACGACGTTCGCGCCCACGAAACCGGTTCCGCCGGTGACCAGGACATCCATACCGCGGGCGAGCGCGCCCTGAATCCGTAGGGTACCATCGGGGAACCATGGCGCCGGCTCCGCGCGTCTCCCTCCGCGCGCTCTTGCTGGGCACGGGGCCGCGCTTCGCGCGCGATGCGCTCGGCCCGGTGCTCGTCTTCTACCTCGGCTGGCGCCTGGTGGGGCTCACGGCCGGGATCCTCGGCGCCACGGCCCTGGCGCTCGGCGTCTACGTGTGGGAGCGCAGGCAGGACCGCTCGGGCCTCGGCGCGGCGCTCGGCTTCGGCATCGCGCTCACCCAGGCGGTCGTCGGGCTCCTGTCCGGCAGCGCCATCGCGTACTTCGCCCCGCCGGTCGTCATCAACGCGATCTACGGGCTCGCCTTCATCGTGTCCGTGCTCGTCCGCCGGCCGCTGGCCGGCGTGTTCGCCCAGGAGACCTACCCCTTCCCGCCGGAGGTCAGGGCCTCGGCGACGTTCCGCCGCGTCTTCTCGAGGGTCTCGCTCGTGTGGGGCGTCTACCTCCTGCTGCGTAGCGCCCTCCGGCTCCAGGCGCTCGCGTGGGGCAACGTGGAGCTCTTCCTCGCGATCAGCGTCGCGACGGGATTACCCCTGACGGCGGCGCTCATGACGTGGTCCGTCTGGTACGGCCTGCGCGGGTTCAGGCGCAGCGAGGAGTGGGGCTGGGCCCTCCGGGGCTGATCGAAAAGGCTACTCAGCGCCCGTCGCCTTTGCTAGGATCGTTGTCTACCATGTCGCTCTGCCAGCCGAGCCCTCTTCCCGCGGACGGCCGTTGAGCTCATCGCCGACCCCGCTATTTCCGGAAGCGTCGCGCGTCTCGCCCACCGCGAAGGTGGGCGCGAAGACGGTGAAACACCGCCACGAGGCGGCCGCGGTCCCGGACCTCGTCGACAGCATCATCCAGCAGGGGCTCGCGCGGCGGGCGAGCGACATCCACCTGGAGTCCGCCGAGAAGGGCCTGCTCGTCCGCTTCCGCGTGGACGGCATGCTCCAGGACGTGTGCGAGCTGCCGGCGGAGTCCCGGGCTGCCGTCATCGCGCGGATCAAGATCATGAGCGGCATGGACATCACCGAGCACCGCCTGCCGCAGGACGGCCGCATCAAGATCCGCGAGAAGGTCCGCTCCGTAGATATCCGGATCTCGTCGCTGCCCTCGCTCTACGGCGAGAAGATCGTGATGCGCCTGCTCGACCTGGACAACACGGCGCTGCCGCTCACCTCCACGGGGCTCGCCGAGGACAACCTGAAGGAGATGGCCCGCCTGATCCGTCGCCCCCAGGGCGTCATCTTCGTCACGGGACCGACGGGCAGCGGCAAGACCTCGACGCTCTACGCCTGCCTGAACGACATCGTGTCCGAGACGATCAACATCGTGACGATCGAGGACCCCATCGAGTACGAGATGCCGCGCGCGACCCAGATCGGGGTGAACGACCGCATCGGGCTCACGTTCGCCAGCTGCCTGCGCTCGGTCCTGCGTCAGGATCCCGACGTCATCCTCGTCGGGGAGGTCCGCGACGTCGAGACGGCCCGGATCGCCATGCAGGCGTCGCTGACGGGGCACCTGGTCTTCGCCACGCTGCACACCAACGACGCGATCGGGGCGATCACGCGGTTGCTCGACATGGAGGTCCCGCCGTACCTCATCGCGTCCTCCGTGAACGGCATCCTCGCCCAGCGTCTCGTCCGCGTCCTGTGCCCGGTCTGCAAGCAGCGCGTCGATCCGGACGGCGCGGTGCGGGAGCAGCTCCGGTTCGACGCCGCCGTGAAGTTCTCGCGCGCGCCGGGCTGCGAGTTCTGCCGCGGCGCCGGGATCGCGGGCCGCACCGGCATCTTCGAGCTCGTGACCGTCACGACGAACATGCGCCAGCTCATCACGAGCCGCGGGACCGAGGCGGCGCTCCGCGAGGCGACGCGGTCGGTGGGCTCGCGGTCGCTCTTCCAGGACGGGCTGCGGAAGGTCCTCAGCCACGCGGTCGCGTACGAGGAGCTCCTGCGGGTGGCCGAGCCCGACGAGGCGCCGTCAGCGTGACGCCGCGGGCCGCCCCGCGCGTGGAGGCGAACAGCGTCTTCATCGTCGAGGACGAGGCGCCCATCCGGGGTGTCCTGACGGAGGCGCTGGAGCAGAACGGCTACCGCGCGGTGGGATTCGGCGACGGCGCCAGCGCGCTGAAGCGGCTCCAGGACACGCTCCCGGACCTCATCCTCCTCGACATGCGCATGCCGGAGATGGACGGGTTCGAGTTCCTCAAGCGGCTCCGCGCCAACTCCGCCAGCGCCGGCGTCCCCGTGATCATCGTGTCGGGCCTCGGCGAGGACCTGCTGAAGGCGATCGACGCGCGGGCGGCCGAGAAGCTCGGCGTCGCCGGCATCTTCGCGAAGCCGTTCGACCTCCCGACCCTGCTCCGCTACGTGCAGGGGACGATCGCGCGGAACCGGGACGCCGCCAAGCGGACCGCGTCCTGACCGACCGCCGGCCCCGGGCGCCCGCCCGAGGTCAGGGAGCGAGAATCCGATAGCCCCGCGCGTCGCTCTGGCCGCCGTCCCTGTAATGGACGACGCGCGTGGGCGAGGCGTGGGTCCCGAGCAGGCGCAGCACCCGGTCGCCCACCACGCGGAAGCTGTGCGGGGTCTCGGGCGGGAGCGCCAGCGTGTCGCCCTTCTCGAGGACGACCGCGCGGTCCTCCTGGCCCTCGATCCAGGCTTCGGCGGTCCCGTCGAGGATGTGCAGGATCTCGACGTACGGGTGGGAGTGCATCGGGGCGACGTACCCGGGCTGCGCGGTCTGGATCCCGGTGCGGAGCGGCGTCGTGCCCGCGTCGTCGCCGATGATCGGCTGGTAGTGGGACAGCGAGCCGAAGCTGACGCGCTCCGCGTCGGCGAGCCGGACGACCGTGGGTTCCTTCATGGCGCCGTCCCCCCTCAGCTGCGGTACGTCGAATCGACGCGATCGAGCCGCCGGAGCAGCCCGGGCCAGACGAGCCGGCCCCGGCTGCCGCGCGGCCGCCCCGCCGTCATGACCTGGGCGTAGGCGCTCTCGATGATCTCCTTGGGCACCGGGATCAGCTCCCCGCCCCCCGCCTGCGCGCGCACCTGGATCGCGCACGACGCTTCCAGGTAGTACATGGCGACGAACGCGTCGGCGACCGTCTCGCCCACGGTCAGGAGGCCGTGGTTGCGCAGGATCAGCGACGTGTTGTCGCCGAGGTCCGCGACGAGCCGCGGCTTCTCGTCGTCCCGCAGCGCCGGGCCCTCGAAGTCGTGGTACCCGAGGCTCGCGAGCACGGAGATCGCGTGCTGCGAGATGGGCAAGAGCCCCGCCCGCTGCGCCGACACGGCGACGCCGTTGAGGGTGTGGGTGTGGAGCACGCACCGGGCGTCGTGCCGCGCGGCGTGGATGGCGCTGTGAATGACGAAGCCCGCGGGGTTCACCGGAAACGGCGAGTCCGCCACCTTGTTGCCCTGAAGATCGATCTTGACCAGGCTCGACGCGGTGATCTCGTCGAAGAACACGCCGTACGGGTTGATGAGGAACTGGTCCTCGCTGCCCGGCACCCGCGCCGTGATGTGCGTGAAGACCAGGTCCTCCCAGCCGTAGCGCGCCACGAGCCGGTAGCAGGCGGCCAGATCCACGCGCACGGCCCACTCGTCGGGCGGGACCCTGTCACGGAGCGACGGAACGTCGAGCGTCGAGGCGGTCATCGTGGCTCCTCCCTTGTGGCCCAGACAGTATCACACCGCCCGCCAGCCGCCGCGCCCGCAACACGATCAGCATGCCGAGCGCGCCGGCCGCGTCGATGACGAGGTCGCGTGCGCTACCCGTGCGGGCCGGGAGCATGGCCTGGTGGGCCTCGTCGACGAACGCGCACAGGAGGCACACGCCGAGGGCGATCCAGGCCGCGGCGCGGGGCGTCTGCCGGGCCCGCGCGAGGAGCGCCCGGAACCAGAGCAGCGCGAGGACGGCGTACTCGGTCAGATGGCACACCTTGCGCAGCACCATGTGGATCGCCTCGAGCGTGGCGACGGGCACGCCGGGCAGGACGGCCTTCAGGACGGGCAGGACGAACGTGGCGGTCTCGCGGGCGGCAAAGGACGCCGAGCCGAGCACGAGGACGAGCGCCACCCAGAGCACGGGTAGCGCATAGCGAAGCGAGATCATCTACCCAGAGGCTACCAGACCCTCCAAGCGGGTCCGCGCGGCGGCGCGGCCCGCGTCAGGACGGGCGAGGCGTGACGTGGCCGCAGCGCCCGCAGGTCCGGTGGGACTCCGTGCCGTAGAACTCCTCGTACACGCCGGACACCGGGTCCTCGCGGTAGTCGGCCACCTGCCGGACGGCTTCGTAGAGCGGCGCCCCGCAGGTCGAGCAGTACCAGAAGAAGCGGTCGCGCTCGTCCGGTCGCCGCCCCCGCTCCAGCACGAGCACGCACGCGTCGGGCGCGAACCGCGGCGAGTGCGGCGTGAACGCCGGACAGTGGATGATCTCACCCTCGCGGACCACCGCGACCTTCTCCTCGCCCGCGCCGGTGAGGTAGTGCAGCTCCATGTCGCCCTTGACCATGTACATGACCTCGTCGCTCGGATCGACGTGAAACTCGCTCCGGTGCGCGCGGCCACGCGCGACGAAGGCGATCGAGCCGGGCGTCTGCCAGAGGATGCTCACCGGCTTGG encodes:
- a CDS encoding ABC transporter substrate-binding protein, which gives rise to MTRRVPAAALALLLAACGDVWAGPPTETLRDAFAAVNYLLQDLQLQENSDERLAEIRGVVGDHFDLREAARLALGREWETRTPAERDEFVQLYADLLRHAYFSGIAARARVQGGLVVNYRDETIEGDRAAVVTTVVGRDGGEIPVEYRMRKDGDRWLVYDVVIAGVSLAANYRAQFARVIRSSSYPELVARVRAKTAEVPGVPVAAEPAVQEAGPPAPVPRLEVEREPAPAAPELPASPPPAPPARVVTSFYWIQVGAFRNAETAVRLATRLLLQDLPVSLDAVAVPAGQPGTLARVRVGPFGDEAGAAATLRSLRTPGAHPFIARESD
- the hpnA gene encoding hopanoid-associated sugar epimerase, whose protein sequence is MDVLVTGGTGFVGANVVRALLADGYGVRVLAREGSDRKALAGCAVDVVSGDLGDPASLRRAVAGCRVVYHVAADYRLWVPDPATLYRANVDGTRNVLEACAAARVERVVHTSSVGALGIPKDMRSGTETTPVGLGDMIGAYKRSKFLAERIAEEYAARGLPVVIVNPSNPIGPWDVKPTPTGQMVVDFLEGRMFGTLDTGLNLVHVADVARGHILAAQKGRVGEKYILGHRNCSLAEIFAMLARITGLPAPRVRVPYSLIWLVALCLEGVARLTGKPPRVPLTGVRMARKHMYFDAAKAVRELGIPQTPIERALGDAVDWFVVHAYAPPPPGARGTDAAPRAAASR
- a CDS encoding VC0807 family protein yields the protein MAPAPRVSLRALLLGTGPRFARDALGPVLVFYLGWRLVGLTAGILGATALALGVYVWERRQDRSGLGAALGFGIALTQAVVGLLSGSAIAYFAPPVVINAIYGLAFIVSVLVRRPLAGVFAQETYPFPPEVRASATFRRVFSRVSLVWGVYLLLRSALRLQALAWGNVELFLAISVATGLPLTAALMTWSVWYGLRGFRRSEEWGWALRG
- a CDS encoding cupin domain-containing protein; protein product: MKEPTVVRLADAERVSFGSLSHYQPIIGDDAGTTPLRTGIQTAQPGYVAPMHSHPYVEILHILDGTAEAWIEGQEDRAVVLEKGDTLALPPETPHSFRVVGDRVLRLLGTHASPTRVVHYRDGGQSDARGYRILAP
- a CDS encoding response regulator, which gives rise to MTPRAAPRVEANSVFIVEDEAPIRGVLTEALEQNGYRAVGFGDGASALKRLQDTLPDLILLDMRMPEMDGFEFLKRLRANSASAGVPVIIVSGLGEDLLKAIDARAAEKLGVAGIFAKPFDLPTLLRYVQGTIARNRDAAKRTAS
- a CDS encoding cytochrome P450 — its product is MTRAAAVAPGAPPGPRAYPLVGVFPRARRDPLRFFLESARTYGDVVALPLGTHRVYLVSHPDLVGHVLQETSGLLRKHPSAGRIRPLFGDSLTTVDGDEWRRRRRLMRPAFQPQRLTAAVPAIVEVAGAMLERWRGRAEPDAPLDAFAEMTEVTRAILLRLVFGDVPEHEAREVGQALTLAVEHVNRGLWSPLGWLERFTVTRAPRYARALATLDAFVSRRVAEGRRGGHADGGLLSVLLEARGEERGGALSPAELRDEVKALFVAGHTTTAAGLAWVWHLLSQDPGTRRRLGEEVHAVLATRTPGAEDLSALPHTRMVIEEALRLYPPTWVTARTTADHLDLGGYRIPAGAIVLLSPFVTHRHPLFWDDPERFDPGRFAPERSAGRARFAYFPFGGGPRACIGSALALIEMQIIVAMVAQRYELTAAPGGRVEPEPGITLRPRHGVTLALRPTGGVGPRALDPPA
- a CDS encoding VanZ family protein; this encodes MISLRYALPVLWVALVLVLGSASFAARETATFVLPVLKAVLPGVPVATLEAIHMVLRKVCHLTEYAVLALLWFRALLARARQTPRAAAWIALGVCLLCAFVDEAHQAMLPARTGSARDLVIDAAGALGMLIVLRARRLAGGVILSGPQGRSHDDRLDARRSVAP
- a CDS encoding GspE/PulE family protein; translated protein: MKHRHEAAAVPDLVDSIIQQGLARRASDIHLESAEKGLLVRFRVDGMLQDVCELPAESRAAVIARIKIMSGMDITEHRLPQDGRIKIREKVRSVDIRISSLPSLYGEKIVMRLLDLDNTALPLTSTGLAEDNLKEMARLIRRPQGVIFVTGPTGSGKTSTLYACLNDIVSETINIVTIEDPIEYEMPRATQIGVNDRIGLTFASCLRSVLRQDPDVILVGEVRDVETARIAMQASLTGHLVFATLHTNDAIGAITRLLDMEVPPYLIASSVNGILAQRLVRVLCPVCKQRVDPDGAVREQLRFDAAVKFSRAPGCEFCRGAGIAGRTGIFELVTVTTNMRQLITSRGTEAALREATRSVGSRSLFQDGLRKVLSHAVAYEELLRVAEPDEAPSA
- a CDS encoding 3-hydroxybutyryl-CoA dehydratase, with translation MSELHAVDLGRIAEAIGTSPKPVSILWQTPGSIAFVARGRAHRSEFHVDPSDEVMYMVKGDMELHYLTGAGEEKVAVVREGEIIHCPAFTPHSPRFAPDACVLVLERGRRPDERDRFFWYCSTCGAPLYEAVRQVADYREDPVSGVYEEFYGTESHRTCGRCGHVTPRPS
- a CDS encoding class II aldolase/adducin family protein — translated: MTASTLDVPSLRDRVPPDEWAVRVDLAACYRLVARYGWEDLVFTHITARVPGSEDQFLINPYGVFFDEITASSLVKIDLQGNKVADSPFPVNPAGFVIHSAIHAARHDARCVLHTHTLNGVAVSAQRAGLLPISQHAISVLASLGYHDFEGPALRDDEKPRLVADLGDNTSLILRNHGLLTVGETVADAFVAMYYLEASCAIQVRAQAGGGELIPVPKEIIESAYAQVMTAGRPRGSRGRLVWPGLLRRLDRVDSTYRS